The following proteins are co-located in the Apium graveolens cultivar Ventura chromosome 5, ASM990537v1, whole genome shotgun sequence genome:
- the LOC141724222 gene encoding glyceraldehyde-3-phosphate dehydrogenase GAPC1, cytosolic-like isoform X2: MLHLVGMMMWINYQNSIRDAIQEIRKGENGFGRIGRLVARVILQSDDVELVAVNDPFITTDYMTYMCKYDTVHGIWKNNEITFKDEKNSFIW, translated from the exons ATGCTC CACTTGGTAGGAATGATGATGTGGATCAACTATCAAAACTCAATCAG AGATGCCATCCAAGAGATTAGAAAAGGAGAAAATG GATTTGGAAGAATAGGTCGTTTGGTTGCAAGGGTGATTCTGCAGAGTGATGATGTCGAACTCGTCGCTGTTAATGACCCCTTTATCACCACTGATTACATG ACCTATATGTGCAAGTATGATACTGTTCATGGCATCTGGAAAAATAATGAAATCACCTTTAAAGATGAAAAAAACTCTTTTATTTGGTGA
- the LOC141724222 gene encoding putative LRR receptor-like serine/threonine-protein kinase At4g20450 isoform X1: protein MANRDLKRYLAGRTSYILSWEQRIWIAIDVAEGFEYLHHDCKRPIIQRDVKSMNILLTENFQGKLSDFGFFRVIPFEAASHITTEVAGTPGHLDPEYYRSNRLTEKSDVYSFGIVLLNVRG from the exons ATGGCAAATAGAGATCTAAAAAGATATCTAGCAG GCAGAACTTCCTATATTCTGAGTTGGGAACAGAGAATTTGGATTGCAATTGATGTTGCAGAAG GCTTTGAGTATTTGCATCATGACTGCAAGCGACCAATAATCCAGAGAGATGTAAAATCAATGAATATATTACTCACAGAGAATTTTCAAGGTAAACTTTCAGATTTTGGCTTTTTCAGAGTTATCCCATTCGAAGCTGCTAGTCACATAACCACGGAAGTTGCTGGAACTCCTGGCCACCTTGATCCTGA GTATTACAGATCAAATCGATTGACTGAGAAAAGTGATGTATATAGTTTTGGAATTGTCCTCCTAAATGTTCGAGGATAA